One stretch of Riemerella columbina DNA includes these proteins:
- a CDS encoding M3 family metallopeptidase, whose amino-acid sequence MNNPLLKKIDSQYQAAPFNEIKEAHFLPAFKVLIDETTAEIDQIAYNQAPASFQNTIEALAYSGQQLDVVSNLFFNLNSAETNDELQNIAQEVSPLLTEFSSKIFQNIALFERIKTVYEAKSTLDLSTEQKTLLEETYKSFVRNGALLSIEEKQKLEELNKNLAIQSLKFGQNLLAATNAYDKHITDVNLLKGVPEAILQQYAQEAKDRGLEGYVITLQYPSYIPLLTYAENRDLRAELALANGKKSFDNSEFDNQQLIDSIVKLRQQKAQLLGYPSYAAYILEDRMAKSPQQVLSFLNEFLEKAQPYANKDVEELKVLAQNDGIDVPQSYDHAFYAERLKKQKLNLNNEELKPYFSLESVQAAVFGLAKTLFQLEFEEVTDVPKYHPDVKTYKVTENGTYKALLYVDYHPRKGKRAGAWMTVFRNQYQKNGENHRPHISVVCNFSKPTAETPSLLTFQEVTTLFHEFGHAIHGILADTQYPNLSGTSVKWDFVELPSQFLENYCYEAEFLKTFAKHYQTGEALPQEKIEKLSLSKNFMEGYQTLRQLGFGLLDMHYHTEDLSAQPIDIKAFETRVMAPTQLYPSHPEVAMSPSFSHIFQGGYASGYYSYKWAEVLDADAFQYFKENGIFNAEIAQKYKKLLSKGGTEDPMTLYREFRGREPQVESLLKRAFG is encoded by the coding sequence ATGAATAATCCATTACTTAAAAAAATTGATAGCCAATATCAAGCCGCACCTTTTAACGAAATAAAAGAAGCACATTTTTTACCCGCTTTCAAGGTGTTAATTGATGAAACCACGGCAGAAATAGACCAAATAGCCTATAATCAAGCGCCTGCCTCTTTTCAAAATACCATTGAGGCTTTAGCTTATTCAGGGCAACAGTTAGATGTGGTTTCTAACTTATTTTTTAACCTGAACTCAGCGGAAACCAATGATGAATTACAGAATATCGCTCAAGAAGTTTCTCCATTATTAACGGAATTTTCATCTAAAATTTTCCAAAATATAGCGTTATTTGAAAGAATAAAAACCGTTTATGAGGCTAAAAGCACTTTAGATCTAAGCACGGAACAAAAAACACTCCTTGAAGAGACTTATAAAAGTTTTGTTAGAAACGGTGCCTTGTTGAGCATTGAAGAAAAACAAAAATTAGAGGAACTGAATAAGAATTTGGCAATTCAATCGTTGAAGTTTGGTCAAAATCTTTTAGCCGCTACCAATGCCTATGATAAGCACATTACCGATGTTAATTTACTTAAAGGTGTGCCAGAAGCAATTCTGCAACAATACGCTCAGGAGGCTAAAGACAGAGGTTTGGAAGGTTATGTGATTACCCTTCAATATCCGAGCTATATTCCGTTGCTTACCTACGCAGAAAACCGAGATTTAAGAGCAGAATTGGCTTTAGCGAATGGCAAAAAATCTTTTGATAATTCCGAATTTGATAATCAGCAATTGATAGATAGCATCGTGAAGCTGAGGCAACAAAAAGCTCAATTGTTGGGCTATCCATCTTATGCGGCGTATATTTTAGAAGATAGAATGGCAAAAAGCCCACAGCAGGTGCTTTCGTTTTTAAATGAATTTTTAGAAAAAGCGCAGCCCTACGCCAATAAAGATGTTGAGGAACTTAAAGTTTTAGCCCAAAATGATGGTATTGATGTCCCTCAAAGTTACGATCACGCGTTCTATGCTGAACGGCTGAAAAAGCAAAAATTGAATTTAAATAATGAAGAACTTAAGCCTTATTTTTCTTTAGAAAGCGTGCAAGCGGCGGTGTTTGGCTTGGCAAAAACTTTATTTCAATTGGAGTTTGAAGAAGTAACCGATGTTCCCAAATACCATCCCGATGTAAAAACTTACAAAGTCACTGAAAATGGGACTTACAAAGCTTTACTTTATGTGGATTATCATCCAAGAAAAGGCAAGCGGGCAGGGGCGTGGATGACTGTTTTTAGAAACCAATATCAGAAAAATGGCGAAAACCATCGTCCGCATATTTCTGTGGTTTGTAATTTTTCTAAACCCACCGCCGAAACACCGAGTTTATTGACTTTCCAAGAAGTGACCACACTTTTCCACGAATTTGGGCACGCTATACACGGCATTTTAGCGGATACGCAGTACCCTAATCTTTCGGGAACTTCTGTAAAATGGGATTTTGTGGAATTGCCCTCTCAATTTTTAGAAAATTATTGCTACGAAGCCGAGTTTTTAAAAACTTTTGCTAAGCACTACCAAACTGGCGAGGCATTACCGCAAGAAAAAATTGAGAAATTATCACTTTCTAAAAACTTTATGGAAGGCTACCAAACCTTGCGACAGTTGGGCTTTGGCTTGTTAGATATGCATTATCACACGGAAGATTTATCGGCTCAGCCTATTGACATTAAAGCGTTTGAAACTCGTGTAATGGCGCCGACACAACTTTATCCATCGCATCCCGAAGTGGCGATGAGCCCAAGTTTTTCCCATATTTTTCAAGGAGGCTATGCCTCTGGATATTACTCCTATAAGTGGGCAGAAGTTTTGGATGCCGATGCCTTCCAGTATTTTAAGGAAAATGGAATTTTTAACGCTGAAATTGCTCAAAAATATAAAAAATTATTATCCAAAGGAGGCACAGAAGATCCAATGACACTTTATCGCGAATTCCGAGGGCGAGAACCTCAGGTGGAGAGTTTGCTTAAGCGGGCTTTTGGATAA
- a CDS encoding OmpA family protein, translating into MKLNFASVALALVIPTAILAQETTTSEQYPNTFSSGSSNVAPFTQEAKRFNDWSISVGAGVPLIQSADLTSIKNGNGKNLFGYSAYLSVDKAITHAFGLNLQYDRGETRQGFYNTKDVNGKGYAARTQYDALSLLGDINFSNLLRRVDNKSNYRWALHGYAGIGTLAYRAYREKDGGPQALITEVKPFKSLSLFGQAGAGLKFKVSKRLDLETRLMYVVTGDDSFDGGGDQYSVVNQREEQVSDNFFNATVGMTFKLGKHESHLMWHDPLQEIYNKLDILAEAPNVEVCKSGDADNDGVCDDWDRQLDTPAGARVDGAGVALDADLDGVIDLYDKCVTVPGPAENNGCPLNNAANVNTTITEETKNLEGIEFDFNSSKILSSNTPILNNAVNYINSSNGSYRVVGGTDTAGSDKYNQKLSERRANSVKSYLIQNGVSASKLEAVGRGEKDLKYPECNPTSKCPEWKNRANRRVYFEAK; encoded by the coding sequence ATGAAATTAAATTTTGCAAGTGTAGCGTTAGCGTTAGTAATACCTACAGCGATTTTAGCACAAGAAACAACAACCTCAGAGCAGTATCCTAATACTTTCTCTTCAGGTTCATCTAATGTAGCTCCTTTTACACAAGAGGCTAAAAGATTTAATGATTGGTCTATCTCAGTAGGGGCAGGGGTTCCTTTAATCCAATCTGCGGATTTGACTTCTATCAAAAACGGAAACGGTAAAAACCTTTTCGGCTATTCAGCTTATTTAAGTGTTGACAAAGCCATCACTCATGCTTTCGGATTAAACCTTCAGTATGACAGAGGTGAAACTAGACAAGGTTTTTATAACACCAAAGATGTTAATGGTAAAGGTTATGCCGCAAGAACTCAGTATGATGCGCTCTCTTTATTAGGAGATATCAACTTTTCTAATCTTTTAAGAAGAGTGGATAACAAATCTAACTACAGATGGGCATTGCACGGTTACGCAGGTATCGGTACTTTGGCGTATAGAGCGTATAGAGAAAAAGATGGAGGACCTCAAGCTTTGATTACTGAAGTAAAGCCTTTCAAATCGCTTTCTCTTTTTGGACAAGCAGGTGCTGGTCTTAAATTTAAAGTAAGCAAAAGATTAGACTTAGAAACCAGATTGATGTATGTGGTAACTGGTGATGATTCTTTTGATGGCGGTGGAGATCAATACAGCGTAGTAAACCAAAGAGAAGAGCAAGTTTCTGATAACTTCTTCAATGCTACAGTGGGTATGACTTTCAAACTTGGAAAACATGAATCTCACTTAATGTGGCATGATCCACTTCAAGAAATCTATAATAAATTAGACATTTTAGCAGAAGCTCCTAATGTAGAAGTTTGTAAGAGTGGAGATGCTGATAATGATGGCGTTTGCGATGATTGGGATAGACAATTAGATACACCAGCAGGTGCCAGAGTTGATGGTGCTGGGGTTGCTTTAGACGCTGACTTAGATGGTGTGATTGACCTTTATGATAAGTGTGTTACCGTTCCTGGTCCTGCAGAAAATAATGGTTGTCCATTAAATAACGCAGCTAATGTAAATACAACAATTACTGAAGAAACTAAGAACTTAGAAGGTATTGAGTTTGATTTCAACTCTTCTAAAATCTTATCTTCTAACACGCCAATTCTTAACAATGCAGTGAATTACATTAACTCATCTAACGGTTCTTATAGAGTAGTTGGGGGTACAGATACCGCAGGTTCTGACAAATACAACCAAAAATTATCTGAAAGAAGAGCCAATAGCGTGAAGTCTTACTTAATTCAGAATGGTGTAAGCGCTTCTAAATTAGAAGCCGTAGGTAGAGGTGAAAAGGATTTAAAATATCCAGAATGTAACCCTACTTCTAAATGTCCAGAATGGAAAAACAGAGCTAACAGAAGAGTTTACTTTGAGGCAAAATAA
- a CDS encoding OmpA family protein, translated as MKINLLALLALPAVFYAQENATQEQYPNTFSSGSAKVEKFDNQSRRFNDWSISVGGGTALMQSADLTSFYDNKINWGWNAYVSLDKQISHTFGLSLQYQQGQTNQKAMLKPEYGVAEANTKYQQVSLLGDINFSNLLRRVDNNSPYRWALHGYAGIGLQGYKTYLEDQGKTKRWNIPVEVEQDLAINSFFYQAGAGLKYKISKLVDIEARLMYIMSGDDEFDGGGWDSKPENSPYNQIHKSYSDNFLTANLGLTFKLGKHTSHLTWHDPLEEIDNRIAILNTKDFTVCEKGDADNDGVCDDWDRQLDTPAGARVDGAGVALDLDLDTVIDLYDKCVTVPGPVENDGCPLQQEVVTQTTAVNEINKNFEGIEFALNSDVIRTKSFSKLDHAAEIIKSLDSNKQYFVIGATDTRGSEAYNLKLSQKRANAVVKYLEGKGVKPSLLVAEGRGEKDLKYPECNPATKCPEWKNEANRRVYFSEK; from the coding sequence ATGAAAATTAATTTATTAGCATTATTAGCACTGCCAGCGGTATTTTATGCTCAGGAAAACGCTACACAAGAGCAGTATCCGAACACATTTTCTTCTGGCTCTGCTAAAGTTGAAAAATTTGATAACCAATCTCGTCGATTTAACGATTGGTCTATCTCGGTAGGTGGTGGTACAGCGCTGATGCAGTCTGCAGACCTTACTTCTTTTTATGACAACAAAATCAATTGGGGTTGGAATGCTTATGTGAGTTTAGATAAGCAAATTTCGCACACTTTTGGGCTAAGCTTGCAATATCAGCAAGGACAAACCAACCAAAAAGCGATGCTAAAACCAGAATATGGGGTAGCAGAAGCCAACACAAAGTACCAGCAGGTTTCATTGTTAGGGGATATCAATTTCTCTAATTTATTGAGAAGAGTGGATAACAATTCACCTTACAGATGGGCTTTACACGGTTATGCAGGGATTGGTCTCCAAGGTTATAAGACTTATTTAGAAGACCAAGGAAAAACTAAAAGATGGAATATTCCTGTAGAAGTAGAGCAAGATTTAGCGATCAATTCATTTTTCTATCAAGCAGGAGCTGGGTTGAAGTATAAGATTTCTAAATTAGTAGATATTGAAGCCCGCTTGATGTATATTATGTCTGGTGATGATGAGTTTGATGGTGGTGGCTGGGATAGCAAACCTGAAAACTCGCCATATAACCAAATTCATAAGAGCTATTCAGATAATTTCTTAACTGCAAACTTAGGTCTTACCTTTAAATTAGGTAAACACACTTCCCATTTAACTTGGCATGACCCATTAGAAGAAATAGATAATAGAATTGCAATTTTAAATACTAAAGATTTTACAGTTTGTGAAAAAGGAGATGCTGATAATGATGGCGTTTGTGACGATTGGGACAGACAGCTTGACACTCCAGCAGGTGCTAGAGTTGATGGAGCAGGGGTAGCATTAGACCTTGATTTAGATACAGTAATTGATTTGTATGATAAGTGTGTGACTGTACCTGGTCCTGTAGAAAATGATGGATGTCCATTACAACAAGAAGTAGTGACACAGACCACTGCTGTTAATGAGATTAATAAGAATTTTGAAGGTATAGAATTTGCTTTAAATAGCGATGTTATCAGAACAAAATCATTCTCTAAATTAGATCACGCGGCTGAAATTATTAAAAGCTTAGATAGCAATAAACAATATTTTGTTATTGGTGCTACAGATACTAGAGGTTCTGAGGCTTATAACTTGAAATTATCACAAAAAAGAGCTAATGCTGTTGTGAAATATTTAGAAGGTAAAGGTGTAAAACCATCTTTACTTGTAGCAGAAGGTAGAGGAGAAAAGGACTTAAAATATCCAGAATGTAATCCAGCAACCAAATGTCCTGAGTGGAAAAACGAGGCTAATAGAAGAGTCTATTTTTCTGAAAAATAA
- the folK gene encoding 2-amino-4-hydroxy-6-hydroxymethyldihydropteridine diphosphokinase: protein MSQKEAILLLGSNLGDTKKNIENAIDLINSEINKVTHQSKYLETLPVEFVSSNNFCNIAVSIQTDDSPLSLLRKIKAIERKMGRDIDSKQAGEYQDRMIDIDIVKIGALNFISKDLEIPHHKHCFERDFSKELIEDLISKM, encoded by the coding sequence ATGTCGCAAAAAGAGGCTATTTTGTTACTGGGGAGCAACCTTGGGGATACAAAAAAAAATATTGAGAATGCTATTGATTTGATAAATAGTGAAATAAATAAAGTGACTCACCAGAGTAAATATTTAGAAACCTTGCCTGTAGAGTTTGTAAGTTCTAATAATTTTTGTAATATTGCAGTTTCAATACAGACTGATGATTCTCCACTGAGTTTATTAAGGAAAATCAAGGCGATAGAGAGAAAAATGGGGCGGGATATAGATTCCAAACAAGCAGGAGAGTATCAGGATCGGATGATTGATATTGATATTGTAAAGATAGGAGCGTTGAATTTTATCTCAAAAGATTTAGAAATTCCACACCATAAACATTGTTTTGAGCGTGATTTTTCTAAGGAATTGATAGAAGATTTAATCTCAAAGATGTAA
- the sppA gene encoding signal peptide peptidase SppA — MRDFIKNVLANIVAIGLVIFMFFGFMIFIIMLSTMGSSKESVKVEKNSVLTFDDQLKIIESDTEKEINLFEIRNNTKEAHLFDIIQAIKKAKNDPQIKGISIENDQIIAGITQIENLRTAIDDFKKSGKWVYAYGNTVSQPAYFLGSVADKYILNPAGGIELKGMASEVVFFKDFAEQYGIGLNVIRHGKFKAAVEPFLRNDISPENQEQLSTLLNDVWSRTASQISQSRKIDSADFKTITDSLFAMIPELSLKYKLADQLLQKTEYDNLIKAKLNLKKEDELNKISIRKYIKTIEFNETDNQQIAVLYASGSITDGDDIQGISSKKYIQYIQDLKDDDDIKAVVLRINSPGGSANASDQILYELQQLKQKKPLIVSFGDYAASGGYYIAMAGDRIFSEPNTITGSIGVFSMIPDFKKLANKNGIRSDVVATNANSSMISPINGITEGTKTMLQKQVNQIYKRFVYFVTKNRNKTFEQIDQVGGGRVWSGTRAKEIGLVDALGGLNEAIAYTAEKAQLKNYTITSYPGEISPIEAFFNDFSDDEVSAYFMKKKLGTAEYEMFEAIEKLKIQKGSMMYTPFKIIF, encoded by the coding sequence ATGCGAGATTTTATCAAAAATGTATTAGCCAATATAGTGGCCATTGGTTTGGTTATTTTTATGTTTTTTGGTTTTATGATTTTTATCATTATGCTCAGTACTATGGGCAGTTCCAAAGAAAGTGTAAAGGTAGAAAAAAATTCTGTACTTACCTTTGATGATCAACTCAAAATTATAGAAAGTGATACAGAAAAAGAAATCAACCTCTTTGAAATCAGAAATAACACCAAAGAAGCCCACCTTTTTGACATCATTCAAGCGATTAAAAAAGCCAAAAACGACCCACAAATTAAAGGAATTAGCATAGAAAACGACCAAATCATCGCGGGGATTACCCAAATTGAAAACCTAAGAACCGCCATCGATGATTTCAAAAAAAGTGGAAAATGGGTCTATGCTTATGGCAACACCGTTTCGCAGCCAGCCTATTTCCTCGGTTCCGTGGCGGATAAGTACATTCTGAACCCCGCAGGTGGCATTGAACTTAAAGGTATGGCGTCCGAAGTTGTCTTCTTCAAAGACTTTGCAGAGCAGTATGGCATTGGGCTCAATGTGATTAGACACGGCAAATTCAAAGCCGCTGTAGAACCTTTTTTAAGAAACGATATTTCCCCAGAAAACCAAGAACAGCTCAGCACTTTATTGAATGATGTTTGGTCTCGGACGGCTTCCCAAATCTCACAATCAAGAAAAATTGATTCCGCTGATTTTAAGACCATTACCGACAGTTTATTTGCGATGATTCCCGAGCTGAGCCTCAAATATAAATTGGCAGACCAGCTCCTCCAAAAAACGGAATACGACAATTTAATCAAAGCCAAACTCAACCTTAAAAAAGAGGATGAACTCAATAAAATCTCTATCCGAAAATATATCAAAACCATAGAATTCAACGAAACCGACAACCAACAAATTGCAGTGCTATACGCCTCTGGAAGCATTACCGATGGTGATGATATTCAAGGGATTTCATCTAAAAAATACATCCAATACATCCAAGATTTAAAAGATGATGATGACATCAAAGCTGTGGTTTTGAGAATCAACTCGCCAGGGGGTAGCGCCAATGCTTCGGACCAAATTTTATACGAATTACAACAGCTGAAACAGAAAAAACCACTCATCGTTTCGTTTGGAGATTACGCCGCTTCTGGTGGTTATTATATCGCGATGGCTGGGGATAGAATTTTCTCCGAACCCAATACCATTACGGGTTCCATCGGGGTGTTTAGTATGATTCCTGATTTTAAAAAATTGGCGAACAAAAACGGAATTCGCTCGGATGTGGTGGCTACCAATGCCAATTCTTCTATGATTTCTCCAATTAACGGTATCACCGAGGGCACCAAAACGATGCTCCAAAAGCAAGTGAATCAAATTTATAAAAGGTTTGTGTATTTCGTGACCAAAAACAGAAATAAAACCTTTGAGCAGATCGATCAAGTGGGCGGCGGGCGTGTTTGGTCAGGTACCAGAGCTAAGGAAATTGGTTTGGTAGATGCGTTAGGTGGGCTAAATGAAGCCATCGCCTACACCGCGGAAAAAGCCCAACTCAAAAACTACACAATTACGAGTTACCCAGGCGAAATCAGTCCTATTGAGGCCTTTTTTAATGATTTTAGCGATGATGAAGTTTCCGCTTATTTTATGAAAAAGAAATTAGGAACTGCAGAATATGAGATGTTTGAAGCCATCGAAAAGTTAAAAATCCAAAAAGGCAGTATGATGTACACCCCTTTTAAAATTATTTTTTAA
- a CDS encoding acyl-ACP desaturase encodes MKYSSLVRTEVMQTLAKEVGTFMDKYLTPIEKIWQPTDFLPDSSTPDFQHQVEELQEHAHQMEYDLFVTLIGDCITEEALPTYESWIMGIEGINQEEKQGWSQWVRAWTAEENRHGDLLNKYLYLCGRVNMREMEVTTQYLIHDGFDLGTSSDPYRNFIYTSFQETATNISHRRVGTLAKQSGNTQLAKMCGVIAADEARHAKAYKHFVAKILELDPNEMLLAFEDMMRKKIVMPAHLMRESGQKAGELWTHFSDAAQRCMVYTANDYIDILSQLLAEWKIEHLQGLNEKAQKAQEFLMKLPLRLSKIAERMATPDLQHQFKWVKS; translated from the coding sequence ATGAAATACAGTAGCCTTGTTAGAACGGAAGTCATGCAGACTTTAGCCAAAGAAGTCGGCACCTTTATGGACAAATACCTCACCCCGATTGAAAAGATTTGGCAACCCACAGACTTCCTTCCAGACAGCTCTACGCCAGACTTTCAGCATCAAGTAGAAGAGTTGCAAGAGCACGCCCACCAGATGGAGTATGATTTATTTGTTACCCTCATTGGCGATTGCATTACAGAGGAAGCCCTCCCCACTTACGAATCTTGGATTATGGGCATAGAAGGTATCAACCAAGAGGAAAAACAAGGTTGGTCACAATGGGTGCGGGCGTGGACGGCGGAAGAAAATAGACACGGTGACTTGCTCAACAAATACCTCTACCTCTGTGGGCGCGTTAATATGCGAGAAATGGAGGTCACCACGCAATATTTAATCCACGATGGTTTTGACCTCGGCACCAGTTCAGACCCTTACCGAAATTTTATCTATACGAGTTTCCAAGAAACGGCAACCAATATTTCGCACCGCCGTGTGGGCACCTTAGCCAAACAGAGCGGTAATACGCAATTGGCTAAAATGTGTGGCGTCATCGCTGCGGACGAAGCCAGACACGCCAAGGCTTACAAACATTTTGTGGCTAAAATTTTAGAATTAGACCCCAACGAAATGCTCCTCGCTTTTGAGGATATGATGAGAAAAAAAATCGTGATGCCTGCCCACCTGATGCGCGAAAGTGGTCAGAAAGCTGGCGAATTATGGACCCACTTTTCTGATGCCGCCCAAAGGTGTATGGTCTACACCGCGAATGATTATATTGATATTCTGTCTCAACTTTTAGCCGAGTGGAAAATAGAGCACCTGCAAGGGCTTAACGAAAAAGCTCAAAAAGCCCAAGAATTCCTGATGAAATTACCATTAAGGCTGTCTAAAATTGCAGAGCGTATGGCAACGCCAGACCTCCAACATCAGTTCAAATGGGTCAAAAGTTAA